In Erpetoichthys calabaricus chromosome 4, fErpCal1.3, whole genome shotgun sequence, one genomic interval encodes:
- the lipt2 gene encoding putative lipoyltransferase 2, mitochondrial: MAYSKSLIQIVNLGRISYGHALQVQQKYIRHHLDNLNVQNRPIINTLILCEHPPVYTIGIRNAPYPIEEEERLKSFGAEFFRTNRGGLITFHGPGQLVCYPILNLACFKKSIRWYVCQLEKTLINLCGTFGLKASTSSDTGVWVDNKKICAIGIHCGRYITSHGLALNCNTDMTWFKHIVPCGIVNKGVTSLSQELKRDVTVIEAIPPFLDAFLEEFNCTLSFSEEVKLKGLEEPTKRINNQ; encoded by the exons ATGGCATACTCAAAATCTTTAATTCAGATTGTAAACCTTGGACGAATTTCTTACGGACATGCCTTGCAAGTTCAGCAGAAATACATTCGTCACCACTTGGATAACTTGAATGTACAAAATCGCCCAATAATAAACACGCTGATTTTATGTGAACATCCTCCAGTTTACACCATTGGTATCAGAAATGCCCCTTACCCAATAGAAGAGGAAGAACGACTGAAAAGTTTTGGGGCCGAGTTTTTCCGTACAAATAGAGGTGGACTTATAACGTTTCATGGCCCGGGACAGTTAGTTTGCTATCCTATTCTGAATCTCGCCTGCTTCAAGAAGAGCATCCGTTGGTATGTTTGTCAGCTGGAAAAGACTTTGATAAACCTGTGTGGCACGTTTGGGCTGAAGGCTTCTACCTCATCTGATACCGGCGTGTGGGTTGACAATAAGAAAATATGTGCAATTG GTATCCACTGTGGCAGATATATTACTTCACATGGTTTGGCATTGAACTGTAACACGGATATGACGTGGTTTAAGCACATTGTACCATGTGGAATTGTTAATAAAGGAGTCACCTCATTGTCCCAGGAACTGAAGAGAGACGTTACTGTCATAGAAGCCATACCACCATTTCTTGATGCTTTTCTGGAGGAGTTTAACTGTACTTTATCTTTTTCAGAGGAAGTAAAATTGAAAGGATTGGAAGAGCCAACCAAAAGAATTAACAATCAGTAA